Proteins encoded in a region of the Phaenicophaeus curvirostris isolate KB17595 chromosome 1, BPBGC_Pcur_1.0, whole genome shotgun sequence genome:
- the CPOX gene encoding oxygen-dependent coproporphyrinogen-III oxidase, mitochondrial — MAVRALLRGGSPAVRALLRRPLSGAGGGAGGGGRRAALMAGGALGALGLGLWRRAAAERRQDEEEEEEEEELRFMAPPVSGLRELRRRRRELRSRMELLIMETQAEVCRALAALDPGAAFAVDTWERKEGGGGISCVLQDGDVFEKAGVNVSVVSGLLSEGAARQMRSRGKSLKAKDGKLPFCAMGVSSVIHPKNPHVPTMHFNYRYFEIEEADGTIQWWFGGGTDLTPTYLNEEDAVHFHKTLKEACDKHDLKLYPKYKKWCDDYFYIKHRGERRGIGGIFFDDLDSPSKEEVFQFVKSCAKAVVPCYVPIVKKHCHDSFTPEEKLWQQLRRGRYVEFNLVYDRGTKFGLLTPGSRIESILMSLPLTARWEYMHTPPASSKEAEILEVLRNPKDWVH, encoded by the exons ATGGCGGTGCGGGCGCTGCTGCGGGGGGGCTCCCCGGCGGTGCGGGCGCTGCTGCGGCGGCCGCTgagcggcgcggggggcggtgcgggcggcggggggcggcgggcggcgctgatggcggggggggcgctgggcgcgctggggctggggctgtggcggcgggcggcggccgaGCGGCGGCAGgacgaggaggaagaggaggaggaggaggagctgcgGTTCATGGCGCCGCCGGTGAGCGGGCTGCGGGagctgcggcggcggcggcgggagctgCGGAGCCGCATGGAGCTGCTCATCATGGAGACGCAGGCGGAGGTGTGCCGGGCCCTGGCCGCGCTCGACCCCGGCGCCGCCTTCGCCGTCGACAcctgggagaggaaggaag GTGGCGGTGGCATCAGCTGTGTGCTGCAGGACGGCGACGTCTTTGAGAAGGCAGGTGTGAACGTGTCCGTCGTGTCCGGGCTTCTGTCCGAGGGGGCTGCACGGCAGATGCGAAGCAGGGGGAAGTCTCTGAAGGCCAAAGATG GAAAACTACCTTTTTGCGCCATGGGTGTGAGCTCTGTTATCCATCCAAAGAACCCTCATGTTCCAACCATGCACTTCAACTACAGATACTTTGAAATCGAGGAAGCAGATG GAACAATACAGTGGTGGTTTGGTGGTGGGACTGACCTCACTCCAACTTACCTGAATGAAGAGGATGCCGTTCATTTTCACAAGACTCTGAAAGAAGCCTGTGACAAGCATGATCTGAAGCTGTATCCCAAGTACAAGAAATG GTGTGATGACTACTTCTATATCAAGCACCGTGGCGAGCGAAGAGGGATTGGAGGCATATTCTTTGATGACCTGGACTCTCCCTCCAAGGAGGAAGTATTCCAGTTTGTGAAGAGTTGTGCCAAAGCTGTTGTGCCTTGTTATGTTCCCATTGTGAAAAAGCACTGCCATGACTCCTTCACACCAGAGGAAAagctgtggcagcagcttcgGAGAGGACG GTACGTAGAATTCAACCTGGTTTATGACAGAGGTACAAAGTTTGGCCTCCTAACACCAGGATCAAGAATTGAAAGCATTCTTATGTCTCTACCACTGACTGCAAG gtgGGAATACATGCACACCCCTCCAGCAAGCTCgaaagaagcagaaatcctGGAGGTTCTGCGCAATCCCAAAGACTGGGTGCACTGA